One part of the Schistocerca piceifrons isolate TAMUIC-IGC-003096 chromosome 2, iqSchPice1.1, whole genome shotgun sequence genome encodes these proteins:
- the LOC124775497 gene encoding piggyBac transposable element-derived protein 4-like has product MLWKRNWGKEFPDLLRDLKENKIHACGTVNPRRKSLPMLKSDKEMKRGDYDWATSNTGPSVMKWKDKRSIHLLSNFHDPTQTTEVTRKEKDGNEIKVSCPIALSDYNDNMNCVDIVDHLKGVYETDRKSRKWWHRIFWYFIDATVVNAFIIHKEMKLPKMTLKDFRRDIARDLVAPALVASRGKKRSLSSHLQFNKKKPNVPKSVHLESSSHQTERSTRRRCAACSSKKQQIRTDWMCSVCKVPLWLGKRKICFQDHHAS; this is encoded by the exons ATGCTGTGGAAAAGAAATTGGGGGAAAGAGTT CCCAGATCTCCTTCGagatttgaaagaaaacaaaatacatgctTGTGGTACAGTGAATCCAAGAAGAAAATCTTTACCTATGCTGAAAAGTGACAAGGAAATGAAAAGGGGTGACTATGATTGGGCTACTAGCAATACAGGCCCTAGTgtgatgaagtggaaagataagagatccATCCATCTGCTTTCAAATTTCCATGATCCAACTCAAACAACAGAggttacaagaaaggaaaaagatggaaatgaaataaaagtttcttGCCCCATTGCTCTCTCCGATTACAATGACAACATGAATTGTGTAGATATAGTTGACCATCTGAAGGGCGTATATGAAACTGACAGAAAGAGCAGAaagtggtggcacagaatattttggtACTTTATTGATGCCACCGTGGTGAATGCTTTCATCATCCATAAAGAAATGAAGTTGCCTAAGATGACTCTGAAGGACTTCAGAAGAGATATCGCAAGGGATTTAGTGGCACCTGCCTTGGTAGCTTCAAGAGGTAAAAAACGAAGTCTGAGCAGCCATCTCCAGTTCAACAAGAAGAAACCCAATGTTCCGAAATCTGTGCATCTTGAAAGTTCATCTCATCAAACAGAAAGATCTACAAGGAGGAGATGTGCAGCATGTAGTTCCAAGAAACAACAAATTCGCACCGACTGGATGTGTAGTGTGTGTAAGGTTCCTCTATGGTTAGGGAAAAGGAAGATATGCTTCCAAGACCATCATGCATCTTGA